One Deltaproteobacteria bacterium DNA segment encodes these proteins:
- a CDS encoding NAD-dependent malic enzyme — protein MPVLVKPSESYSITIRVDIQNKVGMLGKVTTAIGALGGDIGAVDLSGHGKGTVTRDITVRTRGIDHAQQVIDGVRALPGVKVVNVSDRTFLMHLGGKIEIHNKVPVKTRNDLSMAYTPGVARVCMAIAKDVKKSFALTIRRNSVAVVSDGTAVLGLGDIGPEAAMPVMEGKAMLFKEFGGIDA, from the coding sequence ATGCCGGTACTGGTAAAGCCCAGCGAGAGCTACAGCATCACGATCCGTGTCGATATCCAGAACAAGGTGGGGATGCTCGGGAAGGTGACGACCGCGATCGGCGCACTGGGGGGCGACATCGGCGCGGTCGACCTCTCCGGCCACGGGAAGGGTACCGTCACGCGGGACATCACCGTGCGCACCCGCGGCATCGATCACGCGCAGCAGGTGATCGACGGCGTCCGGGCGCTTCCGGGTGTGAAGGTGGTGAACGTCTCGGACCGGACCTTTCTCATGCACCTGGGCGGAAAGATCGAAATCCACAACAAGGTTCCGGTCAAGACCCGGAACGACCTCTCCATGGCGTACACCCCCGGCGTGGCGCGGGTCTGCATGGCGATCGCGAAGGACGTGAAGAAATCGTTCGCGCTGACGATCCGGCGGAACTCGGTCGCGGTGGTCTCCGACGGGACCGCGGTGCTGGGGCTGGGGGACATCGGCCCCGAGGCGGCGATGCCGGTGATGGAGGGGAAGGCGATGCTCTTCAAGGAGTTCGGGGGGATCGACGCG